Proteins encoded together in one Corvus hawaiiensis isolate bCorHaw1 chromosome 15, bCorHaw1.pri.cur, whole genome shotgun sequence window:
- the STC2 gene encoding stanniocalcin-2, translating to MCAELGGKLVALALLLASARAAAGTEATHPPEGPQDRTPQQKGRLSLQNTAEIQHCLVNAGDVGCGVFECFENNSCEIRGLHEICMTFLHNAGKFDAQGKSFIKDALKCKAHALRHKFSCISRKCPAIKEMVFQLQRECYLKHDLCSAAKENVQVIVEMIHFKDLLQHEPYVDLVNILLTCGEEVKKAITRSVQAQCEQNWGSLCSILSFCTSAVHGDAVLGAEKKAGEGSRAGAGRGDMVAHAEPEHRESSRAAKGERGTKGHSNARVKAGGHSPKGAHGILDRADELSDFSDIRR from the exons ATGTGCGCGGAGCTCGGCGGAAAGCTGgtggccctggccctgctgctggccagcgcCCGGGCGGCCGCGGGCACTGAGGCCACGCACCCGCCGGAGGGGCCGCAGGACAGGACCCCGCAGCAGAAGGGGCGCCTGTCCCTGCAGAACACAG CTGaaatccagcactgcctggtAAATGCTGGCGATGTGGGATGCGGAGTGTTTGAATGCTTTGAGAACAATTCTTGCGAGATCCGAGGCTTACACGAGATCTGCATGACATTCCTGCACAACGCTGGAAAATTCGATGCCCAG gGAAAATCCTTCATTAAAGATGCTCTGAAGTGTAAGGCTCATGCCTTGAGGCATAAATTCAGCTGCATCAGCCGTAAGTGCCCTGCCATTAAAGAGATGGTGTTCCAGTTACAGCGGGAGTGCTACCTGAAGCAtgacctctgctctgctgccaagGAGAACGTCCAGGTCATTGTGGAGATGATTCACTTCAAAGACCTGCTGCAGCATGA GCCTTACGTTGACCTAGTGAACATCCTGCTCACCTGTGGCGAGGAGGTGAAAAAGGCAATAACGAGGAGCGTCCAGGCCCAGTGTGAACAGAACTGGGGAAGTCTCTGCTCCATCCTGAGCTTCTGCACCTCGGCCGTGCACGGAGACGCCGTCCTGGGAGCCGAGAAGAAGGCgggggaaggcagcagggccGGTGCTGGCCGTGGGGACATGGTGGCCCACGCCGAGCCCgagcacagggagagctcaCGAGCAGCCAAGGGAGAGAGAGGTACCAAGGGCCACTCCAACGCCCGGGTCAAAGCTGGGGGCCACAGTCCCAAAGGGGCCCACGGGATCCTGGACCGGGCAGACGAACTGTCCGACTTCTCTGACATCCGGAGGTGA
- the NKX2-5 gene encoding homeobox protein Nkx-2.5: MFPSPVTTTPFSVKDILNLEQQQQSGLGSMELASLSSPSCMLATFKQEAFSAEPPALPDLREELPEPPPSKTSAAFPGSYYVKSYVEMDSAKEAKADKKELCSLHKSLEQEKRDLEDPERPRQRKRRKPRVLFSQAQVYELERRFKQQKYLSAPERDHLANVLKLTSTQVKIWFQNRRYKCKRQRQDQTLEMVGIPPPRRIAVPVLVRDGKPCLGESSPYSSPYNVSINPYSYNAYPTYTNYNSPACNANYNCNYPSMQPMQPSAPANNFMNFSVGDLNSVQTPIPQGNAGISTLHGIRAW; encoded by the exons ATGTTTCCTAGCCCTGTGACAACGACCCCCTTCTCGGTGAAGGATATTCTgaacctggagcagcagcagcagagcggCCTGGGCTCCATGGAGCTGGCGTCGCTGTCCTCCCCGTCCTGCATGCTGGCCACCTTCAAGCAGGAGGCGTTCAGCGCCGagcccccggccctgcccgaCCTGCGGGAGGAGCTGCCCGAGCCGCCCCCCAGCAAAACCAGCGCCGCCTTCCCCGGCTCCTACTACGTGAAGAGCTACGTGGAGATGGACTCGGCCAAGGAGGCCAAGGCAGACAAGAAAG AACTGTGTTCCCTACACaagagcctggagcaggagaaaagagacCTGGAAGATCCCGAGCGCCccagacagaggaaaaggaggaaaccTCGCGTCCTCTTTTCTCAAGCCCAAGTGTACGAACTGGAGAGAAGGTTCAAGCAGCAGAAATACCTCTCGGCCCCCGAGAGGGACCACCTAGCGAACGTCCTAAAGCTCACCTCCACCCAGGTGAAAATTTGGTTCCAGAATCGAAGGTACAAATGCAAAAGGCAGAGACAGGACCAGACGCTGGAAATGGTGGGGATCCCTCCCCCGCGGCGGATCGCGGTGCCGGTGCTGGTGCGCGATGGGAAGCCCTGCCTGGGGGAATCCTCGCCCTACAGTTCGCCCTACAATGTCAGCATTAACCCCTACAGCTACAACGCCTACCCCACGTACACCAACTACAACAGCCCCGCCTGCAACGCCAACTACAACTGCAACTACCCCTCCATGCAGCCCATGCAGCCCTCGGCGCCCGCCAACAACTTCATGAACTTCAGCGTGGGGGACTTGAATTCGGTGCAAACGCCCATCCCGCAGGGCAACGCGGGCATCTCCACCTTGCACGGGATCCGAGCCTGGTag